In Bos taurus isolate L1 Dominette 01449 registration number 42190680 breed Hereford chromosome 11, ARS-UCD2.0, whole genome shotgun sequence, one DNA window encodes the following:
- the SNRNP200 gene encoding U5 small nuclear ribonucleoprotein 200 kDa helicase (The RefSeq protein has 2 frameshifts compared to this genomic sequence), with protein sequence MADVTARSLQYEYKANSNLVLQADRSLIDRTRRDEPTGEVLSLVGKLEGTRMGDKAQRTKPQMQEERRAKRRKRDEDRHDINKMKGYTLLSEGIDEMVGIIYKPKTKETRETYEVLLSFIQAALGDQPRDILCGAADEVLAVLKNEKLRDKERRKEIDLLLGQTDDTRYHVLVNLGKKITDYGGDKEIQNMDDNIDETYGVNVQFESDEEEGDEDVYGEVREEASDDDMEGDEAVVRCTLSANLVASGELMSSKKKDLHPRDIDAFWLQRQLSRFYDDAIVSQKKADEVLEILKTASDDRECENQLVLLLGFNTFDFIKVLRQHRMMILYCTLLASAQSEAEKERIMGKMEADPELSKFLYQLHETEKEDLIREERSRRERVRQSRMDTDLETMDLDQGGEALAPRQVLDLEDLVFTQGSHFMANKRCQLPDGSFRRQRKGYEEVHVPALKPKPFGSEEQLLPVEKLPKYAQAGFEGFKTLNRIQSKLYRAALETDENLLLCAPTGAGKTNVALMCMLREIGKHINMDGTINVDDFKIIYIAPMRSLVQEMVGSFGKRLATYGITVAELTGDHQLCKEEISATQIIVCTPEKWDIITRKGGERTYTQLVRLVILDEIHLLHDDRGPVLEALVARAIRNIEMTQEDVRLIGLSATLPNYEDVATFLRVDPAKGLFYFDNSFRPVPLEQTYVGITEKKAIKRFQIMNEIVYEKIMEHAGKNQVLVFVHSRKETGKTARAIRDMCLEKDTLGLFLREGSASTEVLRTEAEQCKNLELKDLLPYGFAIHHAGMTRVDRTLVEDLFADKHIQVLVSTATLAWGVNLPAHTVIIKGTQVYSPEKGRWTELGALDILQMLGRAGRPQYDTKGEGILITSHGELQYYLSLLNQQLPIESQMVSKLPDMLNAEVVLGNVQNAKDAVNWLGYAYLYIRMLRSPTLYGISHDDLKGDPLLDQRRLDLVHTAALMLDKNNLVKYDKKTGNFQVTELGRIASHYYITNDTVQTYNQLLKPTLSEIELFRVFSLSSEFKNITVREEEKLELQKLLERVPIPVKESIEEPSAKINVLLQAFISQLKLEGFALMADMVYVTQSAGRLMRAIFEIVLNRGWAQLTDKTLNLCKMIDKRMWQSMCPLRQFRKLPEEVVKKIEKKNFPFERLYDLNHNEIGELIRMPKMGKTIHKYVHLFPKLELSVHLQPITRSTLKVELTITPDFQWDEKVHGSSEAFWILVEDVDSEVILHHEYFLLKAKYAQDEHLITFFVPVFEPLPPQYFIRVVSDRWLSCETQLPVSFRHLILPEKYPPPTELLDLQPLPVSALRNSAFESLYQDKFPFFNPIQTQVFNTVYNSDDNVFVGAPTGSGKTICAEFAILRMLLQNSEGRCVYITPMEALAEQVYMDWYEKFQDRLSKKVVLLTGETSTDLKLLGKGSVIVSTPEKWDILSRRWKQRKNVQNINLFVVDEVHLIGGENGPVLEVICSRMRYISSQIERPIRIVALSSSLSNAKDVAHWLGCSATSTFNFHPNVRPVPLELHIQGFNISHTQTRLLSMAKPVYHAITKHSPKKPVIVFVPSRKQTRLTAIDILTTCAADIQRQRFLHCTEKDLIPYLEKLSDSTLKETLLNGVGYLHEGLSPLERRLVEQLFSSGAIQVVVASRSLCWGLNVAAHLVIIMDTQYYNGKTHAYVDYPIYDVLQMVGHANRPLQDDEGRCVIMCQGSKKDFFKKFLYEPLPVESHLDHCMHDHFNAEIVTKTIENKQDAVDYLTWTFLYRRMTQNPNYYNLQGISHRHLSDHLSELVEQTLSDLEQSKCISVEDEMDVAPLNLGMIAAYYYINYTTIELFSMSLNAKTKVRGLIEIISNAAEYENIPIRHHEDSLLRQLAQKVPHKLNNPKFNDPHVKTNLLLQAHLSRMQLSAELQSDTEEILSKAIRLIQACVDVLSSNGWLSPALAAMELAQMATQAMWSKDSYLKQLPHFTSEHIKRCTDKGVESVFDIMEMEDEERNALLQLSDSQIADVARFCNRYPNIELSYEVVDKDAIRSGGPVVVLVQLEREEEVTGPVIAPLFPQKREEGWWVVIGDAKSNSLISIKRLTLQQKAKVKLDFVAPATGAHNYTLYFMSDAYMGCDQEYKFSVDVKEAETDSDSD encoded by the exons ATGGCGGATGTAACCGCCCGTAGCCTGCAGTACGAGTACAAAGCG AACTCGAATCTTGTTCTCCAAGCTGATCGCTCTCTCATTGACCGGACCCGCCGGGATGAACCCACAGGAGAAGtgctatccctggttgggaagctggAGGGTACCCGGATGGGAGATAAGGCTCAACGAACCAAACCACAGATGCAAGAGGAAAGACGAGCTAA GCGAAGAAAGCGTGATGAGGACCGGCATGACATCAACAAGATGAAGGGCTATACTCTGCTCTCAGAGGGCATCGATGAAATGGTGGGCATCATCTATAAGCCCAAGACCAAGGAGACCCGGGAGACCTATGAAGTGCTGCTCAGTTTCATCCAGGCTGCCCTTGGGGACCAG cCACGTGATATTCTTTGTGGGGCAGCAGATGAAGTTCTCGctgttttaaagaatgaaaagctTCGGgacaaggaaaggagaaaggagattGATCTGCTGCTGGGTCAGACAGATGATACCAGATACCATGTGCTAGTAAACTTGGGCAAAAAGATCACAGACTACGGTGGAGACAAGGAGATCCAGAATATGG ACGACAACATTGATGAGACATATGGTGTGAATGTACAGTTTGAGTCTGATGAGGAG GAAGGTGATGAAGATGTGTACGGGGAGGTTCGTGAAGAGGCGTCTGACGACGACATGGAAGGGGATGAGGCCGTGGTGCGCTGCACCCTCTCAGCTAAT CTTGTGGCCTCAGGGGAACTGATGAGTTCCAAGAAGAAGGATCTGCACCCTCGGGACATTGATGCCTTTTGGCTTCAGCGGCAGCTCAGTCGCTTCTACGATGATGCCATTGTGTCACAGAAGAAGGCAGATGAGGTGTTGGAGATTTTGAAG ACGGCCAGCGACGACCGGGAGTGTGAGAACCAGCTGGTTCTGCTCCTCGGTTTCAACACTTTTGATTTTATCAAGGTGTTGCGGCAGCACAGGATGATGA TTTTGTACTGCACCTTGCTGGCCAGTGCACAGAGTGAAGCTGAAAAGGAGAGGATCATGGGCAAGATGGAGGCTGACCCAGAGCTGTCCAAGTTCCTCTACCAGCTGCACGAAACGGAGAAGGAGGACCTAATCCGG GAGGAACGGTCCCGCAGAGAGCGAGTACGTCAGTCCCGGATGGACACGGACCTGGAAACCATGGATCTGGACCAGGGCGGAGAG GCACTGGCTCCGCGGCAGGTTCTGGACTTGGAGGACCTTGTATTTACCCAGGGGAGCCACTTTATGGCCAACAAACGCTGCCAGCTTCCTGACGGGTCCTTCCGGCGCCAGCGCAAGGGCTACGAAGAGGTGCACGTGCCTGCCCTGAAGCCCAAGCCCTTCGGCTCTGAAGAA CAACTTCTTCCAGTGGAGAAGCTGCCCAAGTATGCCCAGGCTGGCTTTGAGGGCTTCAAAACCCTGAATCGGATCCAGAGTAAGCTCTACCGTGCCGCCCTGGAGACGGATGAAAATCTGCTGCTCTGCGCTCCTACA GGTGCCGGGAAGACCAACGTGGCCCTGATGTGTATGCTCCGAGAGATAGGCAAGCACATTAACATGGACGGCACCATCAACGTGGACGACTTCAAGATCATCTATATCGCCCCCATGCGGTCTCTGGTGCAGGAGATGGTGGGCAGTTTTGGAAAG CGCCTGGCCACATATGGCATCACTGTTGCGGAGCTGACTGGCGACCACCAGCTGTGTAAGGAGGAGATCAGCGCCACCCAGATCATCGTCTGCACCCCCGAGAAGTGGGACATCATTACCCGCAAGGGCGGGGAACGCACCTACACCCAGCTCGTGCGGCTCGTCATCCTG GATGAGATCCATCTTCTCCATGATGACAGAGGTCCTGTCCTAGAAGCGTTGGTGGCCAGGGCCATCCGGAACATTGAAATGACCCAGGAGGACGTCCGCCTCATTGGCCTTAGCGCCACCCTCCCCAACTATGAAGATGTGGCTACCTTTCTACGTGTAGATCCTGCCAAGGGCCTCTTCTACTTTGACAACAG CTTCCGCCCAGTGCCTCTAGAACAGACGTATGTGGGCATCACGGAGAAGAAAGCCATCAAGCGTTTCCAAATCATGAATGAAATTGTCTATGAGAAAATCATGGAACATGCTGGAAAAAATCAG GTACTGGTATTTGTGCACTCCCGGAAGGAGACCGGGAAGACAGCCAGGGCCATCCGGGACATGTGCCTGGAGAAGGACACGCTGGGTCTGTTTCTGAGAGAGGGCTCGGCCTCCACAGAGGTCCTCCGGACAGAAGCTGAGCAGTGCAAG AACCTGGAGCTGAAGGACCTGCTGCCCTATGGCTTTGCTATCCATCACGCGGGCATGACCAGAGTTGACCGGACACTTGTCGAGGATCTCTTTGCTGATAAACACATCCAG GTTTTAGTTTCCACGGCAACCCTGGCTTGGGGTGTGAACCTCCCTGCCCACACCGTCATCATCAAAGGCACCCAGGTGTACAGTCCCGAGAAGGGCCGCTGGACTGAGCTGGGAGCGCTGGACATCCTGCAA ATGCTGGGACGAGCAGGCCGGCCGCAGTACGACACCAAGGGCGAAGGCATCCTCATCACCTCGCACGGGGAGCTGCAGTACTACCTGTCGCTGCTCAACCAGCAGCTTCCCATTGAGAGCCAGATGGTGTCCAAGCTGCCCGACATGCTCAACGCCGAGGTCGTGCTGGGGAACGTGCAGAACGCAAAG GATGCAGTGAACTGGCTGGGCTACGCCTACCTGTACATCCGAATGCTCCGGTCCCCGACCCTCTATGGCATCTCTCATGATGACCTCAAGGGAGACCCACTGCTAGACCAGCGCCGACTGGATCTGGTTCATACCGCTGCCTTGATGCTGGATAAGAACAACCTGGTCAAGTACGACAAGAAGACAGGCAACTTCCAG GTGACAGAACTGGGCCGTATAGCCAGCCACTACTACATCACCAATGACACGGTGCAGACTTATAACCAGCTTCTAAAGCCCACCCTGAGCGAGATTGAGCTCTTCAGAGTCTTCTCGTTGTCTTCAGAGTTCAAGAACATCACTGTGAGAGAG GAGGAGAAACTGGAGCTGCAGAAGTTGCTGGAGAGGGTGCCCATCCCCGTCAAGGAGAGCATTGAGGAGCCCAGTGCAAAG ATCAATGTGCTGCTCCAGGCTTTCATCTCGCAGCTGAAGCTGGAGGGCTTTGCGCTAATGGCCGACATGGTCTATGTTACTCAG TCGGCTGGCCGCTTGATGCGGGCCATCTTTGAAATTGTCCTGAACCGCGGGTGGGCACAGCTTACAGACAAGACCCTGAACCTCTGCAAGATGATCGACAAACGCAT GTGGCAGTCCATGTGTCCTCTGCGCCAGTTCCGGAAGCTCCCTGAGGAGGTCGTGAAGAAGATTGAGAAGAAGAACTTCCCCTTTGAGCGTCTGTATGACCTGAATCACAATGAGATAG GTGAGCTCATCCGCATGCCCAAGATGGGGAAGACCATCCACAAGTATGTCCACCTCTTCCCCAAGCTGGAGCTGTCGGTGCACCTCCAGCCAATCACGCGCTCCACCCTGAAGGTGGAGCTGACCATCACGCCCGACTTCCAGTGGGATGAGAAG GTCCACGGTTCGTCAGAGGCCTTCTGGATTCTTGTGGAAGACGTGGACAGTGAGGTGATCCTTCACCACGAGTACTTCCTGCTCAAGGCCAAGTATGCCCAGGACGAGCACCTCATCACGTTCTTCGTTCCCGTCTTTGAGCCGCTGCCCCCTCAGTACTTCATCCGTGTGGTGTCTGACCGCTGGCTTT CTTGTGAGACCCAGCTGCCCGTCTCTTTCCGGCACCTGATCCTGCCAGAGAAGTACCCGCCCCCAACCGAGCTGCTAGACCTTCAGCCCTTGCCTGTGTCTGCCCTGAGAAATAGCGCCTTTGAGAGCCTCTACCAGGATAAATTTCCTTTCTTCAACCCCATCCAGACCCAGG TGTTCAACACCGTGTACAACAGCGATGACAACGTGTTTGTGGGGGCCCCCACGGGCAGCGGGAAGACCATCTGTGCGGAGTTTGCCATCCTGCGGATGCTGCTGCAGAACTCGGAGGGCCGCTGTGTCTACATCACCCCCATGGAGGCCCTCGCTGAACAG GTGTACATGGACTGGTACGAGAAGTTCCAGGACAGGCTCAGCAAGAAGGTGGTGCTCCTGAC GGGGGAGACCAGCACGGACCTGAAGCTCCTGGGCAAGGGCAGCGTCATCGTCAGCACGCCCGAGAAGTGGGACATCCTCTCCCGGCGCTGGAAGCAGCGCAAGAACGTGCAGAACATCAACCTCTTCGTGGTGGACGAGGTCCACCTCATCGGGGGCGAGAACGGG CCCGTCCTGGAGGTCATCTGTTCCCGGATGCGCTACATCTCCTCCCAGATCGAGCGGCCCATCCGCATCGTGGCTCTCAGCTCCTCGCTGTCCAACGCGAAGGACGTGGCCCACTGGCTGGGCTGCAGCGCCACCTCCACCTTCAACTTCCACCCGAACGTGCGCCCCGTGCCCTTGGAGCTGCACATCCAG GGCTTCAACATCAGCCACACGCAGACTCGCCTGCTGTCCATGGCCAAGCCCGTGTACCACGCCATCACCAAGCACTCGCCCAAGAAGCCCGTCATCGTCTTCGTGCCCTCCCGCAAGCAGACGCGCCTCACCGCCATCGACATCCTCACCACGTGCGCAGCCGACATCCAGCGCCAGAG ATTCCTGCACTGCACTGAGAAGGACCTGATCCCGTACCT GGAGAAACTGAGCGACAGCACGCTCAAGGAGACGCTGCTGAACGGAGTCGGCTACCTGCATGAGGGGCTCAGCCCCCTAGAGCGGCGCCTGGTGGAGCAGCTCTTCAGCTCAG GGGCCATCCAGGTGGTGGTCGCTTCTCGGAGTCTCTGCTGGGGCCTGAATGTGGCGGCGCACCTGGTGATCATCATGGACACCCAGTACTACAACGGCAAGACCCACGC GTACGTGGATTACCCCATCTACGATGTTCTGCAGATGGTGGGCCATGCCAACCGCCCTCTGCAGGATGATGAGGGGCGCTGCGTCATCATGTGCCAGGGCTCCAAGAAG GATTTCTTCAAGAAGTTCTTGTATGAGCCTTTGCCGGTGGAGTCTCACCTGGACCACTGCATGCACGACCACTTCAACGCCGAGATCGTCACCAAGACCATCGAGAACAAGCAGGACGCCGTGGACTACCTCACCTGGACCTTCCTGTACCGCCGCATGACGCAGAACCCCAACTACTACAACCTGCAGG GCATCTCCCATCGTCACCTGTCTGACCACTTGTCGGAGCTCGTGGAGCAGACCCTGAGTGACCTGGAGCAGTCCAAGTGCATCAGCGTCGAGGACGAGATGGACGTGGCGCCCCTGAACCTGGGCATGATCGCCGCCTACTATTACATCAACTACACCACCATCG aGCTCTTCAGCATGTCCCTGAACGCCAAGACCAAGGTGCGAGGGCTCATCGAGATCATCTCCAACGCGGCTGAGTATGAGAACATCCCCATCCGGCACCACGAGGACAGCCTCCTGCGGCAG CTGGCCCAGAAGGTCCCCCACAAGCTGAATAACCCTAAGTTCAACGACCCACACGTCAAGACCAACCTGCTTCTGCAGGCCCACCTGTCCCGCATGCAGCTGAGTGCCGAGCTGCAGTCGGATACAGAGGAGATCCTCAGCAAG GCCATCCGGCTCATCCAGGCCTGTGTAGACGTCCTCTCTAGCAATGGGTGGCTCAGCCCCGCCCTGGCGGCCATGGAGCTGGCCCAGATGGCCACCCAAGCCATGTGGTCCAAGGACTCCTACCTGAAACAGCTGCCGCACTTCACCTCCGAGCACATCAAACGTTGCACAGACAAG GGGGTGGAGAGTGTTTTCGACATCATGGAAATGGAGGACGAAGAGCGCAACGCCTTGCTGCAGCTGTCGGACAGCCAGATCGCGGACGTGGCCCGCTTCTGTAACCGCTACCCCAACATCGAGCTGTCCTACGAGGTGGTGGACAAGGATGCCATCCGCAG TGGCGGGCCAGTCGTCGTGCTGGTGCAGCTGGAGCGGGAGGAGGAAGTCACGGGCCCTGTGATCGCGCCTCTCTTCCCGCAG AAACGTGAAGAGGGCTGGTGGGTGGTGATCGGAGACGCCAAGTCCAACAGTCTCATCTCCATCAAGAGGCTGACCCTGCAGCAGAAGGCCAAG GTGAAACTCGACTTCGTGGCCCCGGCCACCGGCGCCCACAACTACACCCTGTACTTCATGAGTGACGCTTACATGGGGTGTGACCAGGAGTACAAATTCAGCGTGGATGTGAAAGAAGCCGAGACAGACAGTGACTCAGATTGA